Proteins encoded by one window of Rutidosis leptorrhynchoides isolate AG116_Rl617_1_P2 chromosome 7, CSIRO_AGI_Rlap_v1, whole genome shotgun sequence:
- the LOC139857450 gene encoding serine/threonine-protein kinase VIK-like gives MSESSNYVSKGEGSTYDTTTGTAKKKEKTKVSRTSLILWHAHQNDASAVKKLLEEDLSLVHARDYDNRTPLHVASLHGWIDVAQCLIKSGADINAQDRWKNTPLADAEGAKKHTMVVLLKMHGGMSFGQNGSHSEPKPVLPPISNKCDWEIDPVELDFTNSHLVGKGSFGEIVRASWRGTPVAVKRILPSLSDDRFVVQDFRHEVNLLVKLRHPNIVQFLGAVTEKKPLMLITEFLRGGDLHQCLKEKGALNITTAINFALDIARGMAYLHTEPNVIIHRDLKPRNVLLVNSNADHLKVGDFGLSKLIRVKNSHDVYKMTGETGSYRYMAPEVFKHRKYDKTVDVFSFAMILYQMLEGDPPLSNCEPYEAAKSAAEGIRPIFRAKSYSPELRELTEHCWDADMNKRPSFLEILKRLEKIKEKMATDHHWNIFST, from the exons ATGTCTGAATCAAGTAATTACGTGAGCAAGGGTGAAGGATCCACATATGATACTACTACAGGTACAGCTAAGaagaaagaaaaaactaaagtcAGCCGAACATCGCTAATACTATGGCACGCTCATCAGAACGATGCATCCGCTGTCAAAAAGCTTCTAGAAGAAGATCTGTCTTTAGTTCATGCTAGAGATTACGATAATCGAACTCCACTTCATGTTGCTTCACTTCACGGTTGGATCGATGTTGCTCAATGTTTAATTAAATCTGGCGCTGATATTAATGCTCAAGATCGTTGGAAGAATACG CCTCTAGCTGATGCGGAAGGAGCTAAAAAGCATACCATGGTTGTGTTATTGAAGATGCACGGTGGCATGTCATTT GGCCAGAATGGAAGCCACTCTGAACCAAAACCTGTGTTACCTCCCATTTCAAATAAGTGTGACTGGGAAATCGACCCTGTGGAGCTGGACTTCACAAATTCGCACCTTGTAGGAAAG GGGTCGTTTGGTGAGATCGTAAGAGCATCTTGGCGTGGAACACCTGTAGCTGTGAAGCGTATACTTCCAAGTCTCTCAGATGACAGATTTGTTGT TCAGGACTTTAGGCATGAGGTTAATTTGCTGGTCAAACTTCGGCACCCTAATATAGTACAATTTCTTGGTGCTGTTACTGAAAAGAAACCATTAATGCTGATCACCGAGTTCTTACGAGGG GGTGATCTTCATCAGTGCCTGAAGGAGAAGGGTGCTCTTAATATAACGACAGCTATAAACTTTGCGTTAGACATTGCCAG AGGCATGGCATATCTTCACACTGAGCCAAATGTCATAATCCATAGAGACTTGAAACCGAG GAATGTTCTTTTAGTCAACTCCAATGCAGACCATCTTAAAGTTGGAGATTTTGGACTAAGCAAATTAATCAGGGTTAAAAATTCTCATGATGTCTACAAAATGACCGGCGAAACTGGGAGCT ATCGTTATATGGCTCCTGAAGTCTTCAAGCATCGTAAATATGACAAAACAGTTGATGTGTTCTCTTTTGCAATGATATTGTACCAG ATGCTTGAAGGAGACCCACCACTATCAAATTGTGAACCTTATGAAGCAGCTAAATCTGCAGCAGAAGGGATCCGACCTATTTTTCGAGCAAAAAGTTACAGTCCTGAGTTGAGAGA ATTGACCGAGCACTGCTGGGATGCAGATATGAACAAGAGACCTTCATTTTTGGAAATTTTAAAGAGGCTTGAAAAAATTAAGGAAAAGATGGCTACAGATCATCATTGGAACATTTTTTCAACTTGA